From a region of the Streptacidiphilus albus JL83 genome:
- a CDS encoding YeiH family protein gives MTMTPPRPVLRQPPASSPARQPQPQRSRAAVAAARTLLPGLAATAAAVVVAWFVHRAVPEVAPLTAAVVLGVVVGNLRLLPASTKPGLGFSAKRVMRLAIALLGVKLALSQVLGLGWQTLVVVLVVVGATFFGTQWLGRRMGLPGDQPLLIATGFSICGASAVAAMNGVTDSDEEDVVTAVALVTLCGSLAIAVLPLLHHPLGLDPLQFGRWAGASVHDVGQVVAVAQTAGPLALTQAVVVKLMRVALLAPLVTGVALARRRRRGAAAVGGRRPAPVPLFLVGFLGCAALRSTGVVPAGLAANIGTVDDLLMAAALFALGMTVDIRSLVRTGRKALLLGLASWVTIAGVSLAGVWLTT, from the coding sequence ATGACCATGACTCCGCCCCGGCCGGTCCTCCGGCAGCCTCCGGCGAGCAGCCCGGCGAGGCAGCCGCAGCCGCAGCGCAGCCGGGCCGCCGTCGCGGCCGCCCGGACGCTGCTGCCCGGTCTGGCCGCCACGGCGGCGGCGGTGGTGGTGGCCTGGTTCGTGCACCGCGCGGTGCCCGAGGTCGCCCCGCTGACGGCGGCGGTGGTGCTGGGCGTGGTCGTCGGCAACCTGCGGCTCCTGCCCGCCTCGACCAAGCCGGGACTGGGCTTCTCGGCCAAGCGGGTGATGCGGCTGGCGATCGCGCTGCTCGGGGTGAAGCTGGCGCTCAGCCAGGTGCTCGGGCTCGGCTGGCAGACCCTGGTGGTGGTGCTGGTCGTGGTCGGGGCCACCTTCTTCGGCACCCAGTGGCTGGGCCGGCGGATGGGGCTGCCGGGCGACCAGCCGCTGCTGATCGCGACCGGCTTCTCCATCTGCGGCGCCTCCGCCGTGGCGGCGATGAACGGCGTCACCGACAGCGACGAGGAGGACGTGGTCACCGCCGTCGCGCTGGTCACCCTCTGCGGCAGCCTCGCCATCGCCGTGCTGCCGCTGCTGCACCACCCGCTGGGGCTCGACCCGCTGCAGTTCGGCCGCTGGGCCGGGGCCAGCGTCCACGACGTGGGCCAGGTCGTCGCGGTGGCCCAGACGGCGGGGCCGCTCGCGCTGACCCAGGCGGTCGTGGTCAAGCTGATGCGGGTGGCCCTGCTCGCCCCGCTGGTCACCGGCGTCGCCCTGGCCCGCCGCCGGCGCCGGGGCGCGGCCGCCGTCGGCGGCCGGCGGCCGGCCCCGGTGCCGCTGTTCCTGGTCGGCTTCCTCGGCTGCGCCGCGCTGCGCAGCACCGGCGTGGTCCCGGCCGGCCTGGCCGCGAACATCGGCACGGTGGACGACCTGCTGATGGCCGCCGCCCTGTTCGCCCTCGGGATGACCGTGGACATCCGCAGCCTGGTCCGCACCGGGCGGAAGGCCCTGCTGCTGGGCCTCGCCTCCTGGGTGACCATCGCCGGCGTCTCGCTGGCCGGGGTCTGGCTGACCACCTGA
- a CDS encoding NAD(P)/FAD-dependent oxidoreductase: MTTGTRGRAVVIGGGIAGSLAAVALLGRFERIVVVERDRYPDGPAFRPGTPQGRHAHLLLESGRRALQQLVPGLDAELEAAGAVRVPVPTGLRWLSSGGWFPRYPSELTITCCTRPLLDAAVRRRAEAEESVEFRQATEVVGLLGGRSGITGVTVRERGGAGSPVEEVRADLVVDASGRTSGTAQWLRELGCPAPAEESVDAGVAYSTRFYRRPPGTDAPRSVVYIQTQAPDHPRLGVLLPVEKDRWIVSVGGMRGAEPAPGEAGFAAQLGLLRDPLLNEVLAGAEPEGEVRGFRAGPSVRRRYEQGAPAGLVVLGDAACTFNPVYGQGMTIAALGALVLRDTLREFGADPSVTRRVQRGVAAVAKDAWMMSSAEDVRFRSTVGGPSGSLIRLQHRYLDRVIAQSCRDEAVCSAFVDVMSLLSPPTSLFHPRVAWPVLRGQG; the protein is encoded by the coding sequence ATGACAACTGGGACGCGGGGCAGGGCAGTTGTGATCGGCGGCGGCATAGCCGGCTCCCTGGCGGCGGTCGCGCTGCTGGGGCGGTTCGAGCGGATCGTGGTGGTGGAGCGGGACCGCTACCCCGACGGCCCGGCCTTCCGGCCGGGAACCCCGCAGGGGCGCCATGCCCACCTGCTGCTGGAGAGCGGACGCCGGGCGCTGCAGCAGCTGGTACCAGGCCTGGACGCCGAGTTGGAGGCCGCCGGGGCGGTGCGGGTGCCGGTGCCCACCGGACTGCGCTGGCTGAGCTCCGGCGGCTGGTTCCCGCGCTATCCCAGCGAACTGACCATCACCTGCTGCACCCGTCCGCTGCTGGACGCGGCGGTGCGGCGCCGGGCCGAGGCCGAGGAGTCGGTGGAGTTCCGGCAGGCGACCGAGGTCGTGGGGCTGCTCGGCGGCCGCTCCGGCATCACCGGGGTCACCGTGCGGGAGCGCGGCGGGGCCGGGAGCCCGGTGGAGGAGGTCCGGGCGGACCTGGTCGTCGACGCGTCGGGACGGACCTCGGGGACGGCGCAGTGGCTGCGGGAGCTCGGCTGCCCGGCGCCGGCCGAGGAGAGCGTCGACGCCGGCGTCGCCTACAGCACCCGCTTCTACCGCAGGCCGCCGGGGACCGACGCGCCGCGCTCGGTGGTCTACATCCAGACCCAGGCGCCCGACCATCCGCGGCTCGGGGTGCTGCTCCCGGTCGAGAAGGACCGCTGGATCGTCAGCGTCGGCGGGATGCGCGGGGCGGAGCCCGCGCCCGGGGAGGCGGGCTTCGCGGCCCAGCTCGGCCTGTTGCGCGACCCGCTGCTGAACGAGGTGCTGGCCGGGGCCGAGCCCGAGGGCGAGGTGCGCGGCTTCCGGGCCGGACCCAGCGTCCGCCGCCGCTACGAGCAGGGCGCACCGGCGGGGCTGGTCGTCCTCGGCGACGCCGCCTGCACCTTCAACCCGGTCTACGGCCAGGGGATGACCATCGCCGCGCTGGGCGCGCTGGTGCTGCGCGACACCCTGCGCGAGTTCGGCGCGGACCCGTCGGTGACCCGCCGGGTGCAGCGCGGGGTCGCCGCCGTGGCCAAGGACGCCTGGATGATGTCCTCCGCCGAGGACGTCCGCTTCCGCAGCACCGTGGGCGGCCCCTCGGGCTCGCTGATCCGGCTCCAGCACCGCTACCTCGACCGGGTCATCGCCCAGTCCTGCCGTGACGAGGCGGTCTGCAGCGCCTTCGTCGACGTCATGTCGCTGCTGTCGCCGCCCACCTCGCTGTTCCACCCCAGGGTCGCCTGGCCGGTGCTGCGCGGACAGGGCTGA
- a CDS encoding glycoside hydrolase family 9 protein, whose translation MLAATPVMSAEAATAGQLRVDQVGYGTNDTKIAYLMTSASVSGEGYKVVNSAGTAVASGTVSTSSRGSWNSAYPDVYPIDFSSVTAAGTYHLVTTGSIGLSSDTFQIESPATLYTGLVNSGVTFFQNQRDGADVIAGTLSRKPAHLNDENATVYQTPAFIANSDGGTGDQFNGSLKPISGAAKANVEGGWFDAGDYLKFTFTASYADDLLYSAARALGADAPASLTAEAQYGTTWLNKMWNPATKTLFLQVGVGAGNESTTYGDHDVWRLPQADDTDSASTDIYIKNRPVFEAAAPGAKIDPDVVGRVAAAFAFAAQADKAAGNTSGATTELADATSLYAMANTSPSGTLESADPAAYYPESIWHDAMELGATEIALAQQDLGDASSVYTPYLTQAATWAKDYIAGDSGQDTLNLYDVSAIAHGDLVTAIAKAGSPSGLAVSSATLIANLKSQLSGAVSTAGKDIFHEGGDYTNFDVDSHTFGFISTEAIYQKASGDKEYAAFANEQRDWLLGDNAWGTSFMVGEGTTFPDCMGSQIPNILGNAKGTGPIDTGAVVNGPNDPSNFTSSNLGDLMTGMKKCENDSFTAFTGHGGEYIDDVRSWASSEPALDMSGSAVLAGALQSALNGG comes from the coding sequence GTGCTGGCCGCCACGCCGGTGATGAGCGCCGAGGCCGCGACCGCCGGTCAGCTCCGGGTGGACCAGGTCGGCTACGGCACCAACGACACCAAGATCGCCTATCTGATGACCAGCGCCTCGGTCTCCGGCGAGGGCTACAAGGTGGTCAACTCCGCCGGGACGGCGGTAGCCAGCGGCACGGTCAGCACCAGCAGCCGGGGCTCCTGGAACTCGGCCTACCCGGACGTGTACCCGATCGACTTCTCCTCGGTGACCGCGGCCGGCACCTACCACCTCGTCACCACCGGGTCGATCGGCCTCAGCTCCGACACCTTCCAGATCGAGAGCCCGGCCACCCTCTACACCGGCCTGGTCAACAGCGGCGTGACCTTCTTCCAGAACCAGCGCGACGGCGCGGACGTCATCGCCGGCACCCTCAGCCGCAAGCCCGCCCACCTCAACGACGAGAACGCGACGGTCTACCAGACCCCGGCCTTCATCGCCAACAGCGACGGCGGCACCGGCGACCAGTTCAACGGCAGTCTGAAGCCGATCTCCGGCGCGGCCAAGGCCAATGTCGAGGGCGGCTGGTTCGACGCCGGGGACTACCTGAAGTTCACCTTCACCGCCTCCTACGCCGACGACCTGCTCTACTCGGCCGCCCGCGCCCTGGGCGCCGACGCCCCGGCCTCGCTGACCGCCGAGGCGCAGTACGGCACCACCTGGCTGAACAAGATGTGGAACCCCGCCACCAAGACCCTGTTCCTCCAGGTCGGCGTCGGCGCCGGCAACGAGTCCACCACCTACGGCGACCACGACGTCTGGCGGCTCCCCCAGGCCGACGACACCGACTCCGCCTCGACCGACATCTACATCAAGAACCGCCCGGTCTTCGAGGCCGCCGCCCCCGGCGCCAAGATCGACCCGGACGTGGTCGGCCGGGTCGCCGCCGCCTTCGCCTTCGCCGCCCAGGCGGACAAGGCAGCGGGCAACACCAGCGGCGCGACCACCGAACTGGCGGACGCCACCTCGCTCTACGCGATGGCCAACACCAGCCCGAGCGGCACCCTGGAGAGCGCCGACCCCGCGGCCTACTACCCCGAGTCGATCTGGCACGACGCCATGGAGCTCGGCGCCACCGAGATCGCGCTCGCTCAGCAGGACCTCGGCGACGCCTCCTCGGTCTACACCCCGTACCTGACCCAGGCCGCCACCTGGGCCAAGGACTACATCGCCGGCGACTCCGGCCAGGACACGCTCAACCTCTACGACGTCAGCGCCATCGCCCACGGCGACCTGGTCACCGCGATCGCCAAGGCCGGCAGCCCGTCCGGCCTGGCCGTCAGCTCGGCCACGCTGATCGCCAACCTCAAGTCCCAGCTCTCCGGCGCGGTCAGCACGGCCGGGAAGGACATCTTCCACGAGGGCGGTGACTACACCAACTTCGACGTCGACTCGCACACCTTCGGCTTCATCTCCACCGAGGCCATCTACCAGAAGGCCAGCGGCGACAAGGAGTATGCGGCCTTCGCCAACGAGCAGCGGGACTGGCTGCTCGGCGACAACGCCTGGGGCACCAGCTTCATGGTCGGCGAGGGCACCACCTTCCCCGACTGCATGGGCTCGCAGATCCCCAACATCCTCGGCAACGCCAAGGGCACCGGCCCGATCGACACCGGCGCGGTGGTCAACGGCCCGAACGACCCCTCCAACTTCACCAGCAGCAACCTCGGCGACCTGATGACCGGCATGAAGAAGTGCGAGAACGACTCCTTCACCGCCTTCACCGGCCACGGCGGCGAGTACATCGACGACGTCCGCTCCTGGGCCAGCAGCGAGCCCGCGCTCGACATGAGCGGCAGCGCGGTCCTGGCCGGCGCGCTCCAGTCCGCGCTCAACGGCGGCTGA
- a CDS encoding LysR substrate-binding domain-containing protein, producing the protein MTDVSGESRSLPASRRLPDLHSLELLVAIAETGSIGRAAARLAVTQPAASARIRTLERRLRLQLLERSTRGSRLTPAGLVVTDWARAVLAQAQELAEGLAALQAQQQDHLRVAASLTLAEHLLPGWLVTLRQVEPGVHVGLRVTNSYQVIEALRHGEVDLGFIEGPFVPQDLRSLAVGRDRLAVVTAPFHPWTRRRAPLGGAELADTPLLLREAGSGTRETLEHALRPWNGPSVPVLELGATSPLRSAAAQGAAPAVLSYLAVRDDLAAGRLVEVPVAEELELTRVLRAVWRADAELPASARQLLRLTRAAAAAPLAEGDVP; encoded by the coding sequence ATGACTGATGTGTCCGGTGAGTCCCGTTCGCTCCCCGCCTCCCGCCGCCTCCCGGACCTCCACTCCCTCGAACTGCTGGTGGCCATCGCCGAGACCGGCAGCATCGGCCGGGCCGCCGCCCGGCTGGCCGTCACCCAGCCCGCCGCCAGCGCCCGGATCCGCACCCTGGAGCGCCGGCTGCGGCTCCAGCTGCTGGAGCGCTCCACCCGGGGCTCCCGGCTCACCCCGGCCGGCCTGGTGGTCACCGACTGGGCGCGGGCGGTGCTGGCCCAGGCCCAGGAGCTGGCCGAGGGGCTGGCCGCGCTGCAGGCCCAGCAGCAGGACCACCTGCGCGTCGCCGCCAGCCTGACCCTGGCCGAACACCTGCTTCCCGGATGGCTGGTGACGCTGCGCCAGGTCGAGCCCGGGGTGCATGTCGGACTGCGGGTGACCAACAGCTACCAGGTCATCGAGGCGCTCCGGCACGGCGAGGTCGACCTGGGGTTCATCGAGGGCCCGTTCGTCCCCCAGGACCTGCGGTCGCTGGCCGTGGGCCGGGACCGGCTGGCCGTGGTCACCGCGCCCTTCCATCCGTGGACCCGGCGGCGGGCGCCGCTGGGCGGGGCGGAGCTGGCCGACACCCCGCTGCTGCTCCGCGAGGCCGGCTCCGGCACCCGGGAGACCCTGGAGCACGCGCTCCGCCCCTGGAACGGCCCGTCCGTGCCGGTGCTGGAGCTCGGCGCGACCTCGCCGCTGCGCAGCGCCGCCGCCCAGGGCGCCGCCCCGGCGGTGCTCTCCTACCTCGCGGTGCGGGACGACCTGGCGGCCGGACGGCTGGTGGAGGTCCCGGTGGCGGAGGAACTGGAGCTGACCCGGGTGCTGCGGGCGGTCTGGCGGGCCGACGCCGAGCTGCCGGCCTCCGCCCGCCAGCTGCTCCGGCTCACCAGGGCGGCGGCCGCCGCTCCGCTGGCCGAAGGTGATGTTCCATGA
- a CDS encoding polysaccharide lyase family 7 protein: MTGIDRIRLRDRRSFLLGAAAGVAVPLVGLGLWEATSGSSHPHASGAPSPASGATGSATAPSAPPGVPTASSAASAPALPVAAGPVSLDDWMLTLPVDKHGNLSGKAKQLQQAAVTAPWLVSNSDGSLSFWAPAAGASTSNSEHSRTELVSTKDFTFGSGVHTLSALVSVTQVPTSDPDICLGQVHGGGAIKSIPFVMLHWRDGSIVVIVKQELHGSHSQSITLLTGVPLNTRFAFSITDNGDGTLGLAASCNGSTQRATAQVVSAFMGTDQRFQVGDYQQAVSSSSATDGGRATFYAINQS; encoded by the coding sequence ATGACAGGTATCGACCGAATACGGCTTCGCGACCGGCGCTCCTTCCTGTTGGGGGCTGCCGCCGGGGTCGCCGTGCCGCTGGTTGGCCTCGGGCTGTGGGAGGCGACGTCCGGTTCGTCGCACCCGCACGCCTCCGGCGCCCCCTCGCCGGCGTCCGGCGCCACCGGCAGCGCCACCGCGCCGAGCGCGCCGCCGGGCGTCCCCACCGCCTCCAGCGCCGCCTCGGCCCCGGCCCTGCCCGTCGCCGCCGGACCGGTCTCGCTGGACGACTGGATGCTGACGCTGCCGGTCGACAAGCACGGAAACCTCAGCGGCAAGGCCAAGCAGCTCCAGCAGGCTGCGGTCACCGCGCCCTGGCTGGTGTCCAACAGCGACGGCAGCCTCAGCTTCTGGGCCCCGGCGGCCGGCGCCAGCACCTCCAACTCCGAGCACTCGCGGACCGAGTTGGTCTCCACCAAGGACTTCACCTTCGGCTCCGGGGTGCACACCCTGAGCGCGCTGGTGAGCGTCACCCAGGTGCCGACCTCCGACCCGGACATCTGCCTGGGCCAGGTCCACGGCGGGGGTGCGATCAAGTCCATCCCGTTCGTGATGCTGCACTGGCGCGACGGCAGCATCGTGGTGATCGTCAAGCAGGAGCTGCACGGCTCGCACTCGCAGAGCATCACCCTGCTCACCGGGGTACCGCTGAACACCAGGTTCGCGTTCTCGATCACCGACAACGGCGACGGCACGCTGGGGCTCGCGGCCTCCTGCAACGGCAGCACCCAGCGGGCCACGGCCCAGGTCGTGTCCGCGTTCATGGGCACCGACCAGCGCTTCCAGGTCGGCGACTACCAGCAGGCGGTGAGCAGCAGCTCCGCCACCGACGGCGGTCGGGCCACCTTCTACGCGATCAACCAGAGCTGA
- a CDS encoding pyridoxamine 5'-phosphate oxidase family protein, whose amino-acid sequence MDERTVGSAGEHRLQEELGTADRAGNFYRDQVLDHLNGRMQEFVSRQEMVFVATADSHGECDCSFRAGPPGFVRVYGESTLTYPDYRGNGVMASLGNCRENPHIGLLFLDFGADRIGLHVNGTARVVLDEAMRELHPELPVDSVPGRRAKVWVEVTVEEAYIHCSKHIPRMSRVPTVNRAWGTDDMRRKGGDWFGSAGDRRAAEQAEAESSPG is encoded by the coding sequence ATGGACGAACGGACGGTGGGCTCGGCCGGCGAACACCGGTTGCAGGAGGAACTCGGCACCGCCGACCGGGCCGGGAACTTCTACCGGGACCAGGTGCTGGACCATCTCAACGGCCGGATGCAGGAGTTCGTCTCCAGACAGGAGATGGTCTTCGTGGCCACCGCGGACAGCCACGGGGAGTGCGACTGCTCGTTCCGGGCCGGACCACCCGGCTTCGTCCGGGTGTACGGCGAGTCCACCCTCACCTACCCGGACTACCGGGGCAACGGGGTGATGGCCAGCCTGGGCAACTGCCGGGAGAACCCCCATATCGGCCTGCTCTTCCTGGACTTCGGCGCGGACCGGATCGGACTGCACGTCAACGGCACCGCCCGGGTGGTCCTGGACGAGGCGATGCGGGAACTGCACCCGGAACTGCCGGTCGACTCGGTGCCCGGCCGCCGGGCCAAGGTCTGGGTCGAGGTGACGGTGGAGGAGGCCTACATCCACTGCTCCAAGCACATCCCCCGGATGAGCCGGGTGCCGACCGTGAACCGGGCCTGGGGCACCGACGACATGCGGCGCAAGGGCGGCGACTGGTTCGGCTCGGCCGGGGACCGGCGGGCCGCTGAGCAGGCCGAGGCCGAGTCCTCGCCGGGATGA
- a CDS encoding SpoIIE family protein phosphatase, giving the protein MPGWKARAALKAARNSAGEAELRSAEGGLPFRTRMPALARAAALGAVVIALLAPAAALLGRLPHIPHLDLAPDHSPAMRPCPAVALLLLAGGQLLLLRRPSSRRTERGGQLAAAAAVVVALLPPIAPVATTGLVLVAAAQAAMLPRRRRSVLPGQWLALGAVVVGQVSLYGFLAPLTDPGRSLGPGGIAFGTALALSLLGAAAFLSRPDTGLAALLTNAGTTGLLGRCMVGVTLTVLPFMGWFQLAGQQAGWFGERLGTAVVLCLRMCTLLGGSFAVLALARRSERARSLAERKVGEYAQLQAFMDHTPAVIFTRGPDGRFLSVNSRFEKVFDVPLERIIGHRVEDLLPPETAAAAAAGDRAVLADGRAVQLETVMPQSDGPHSFLTTLFPLTDGSGKPYAVCGVALDVTDRVLARREIEQQRQRFRDLLEAGPDATVISDGGGVIVMVNAQAEKLLGWERAELLGRPLGLLLPGGAERAEGDGTDLCARHRDGHDFPVEISMSPLMTEDGLLVSAAIRDITERRQAEAERRTLYEQQRQTALTLQHSLMGTPPDLPRLPTASRYLASAQEAGVGGDWFDLVPLDGGRTGVLIGDVMGRGVDAAAVMGQLRAAAHALAQTGMAPDRLVTALDLFVSELPDQLVTCCYLVLDPVAGELTVCSAGHLPALLALPATAPKPLDAPISVPLGVGGVPHLQATHPLLPGTTLLLYTDGLVETPDTDIDGRIQLLTDTLGSALDDCPEGPGPAGAELDRIADRLLCALLPVPEEYDDDVTLLLLRLPEAEDAAS; this is encoded by the coding sequence GTGCCGGGGTGGAAAGCCAGGGCAGCCCTGAAGGCAGCGCGGAACTCCGCGGGCGAGGCCGAACTCCGCAGCGCGGAGGGCGGCCTCCCCTTCCGCACGCGGATGCCCGCACTGGCCCGCGCGGCAGCGCTCGGCGCGGTGGTGATCGCACTGCTGGCGCCCGCGGCGGCCCTGCTCGGCCGGTTGCCGCACATCCCGCACCTGGACCTGGCCCCGGACCACTCGCCGGCCATGCGGCCCTGTCCCGCGGTCGCCCTGCTGCTCCTGGCGGGCGGTCAACTACTGCTGCTGCGCCGACCGTCCAGCCGCCGCACGGAACGCGGCGGGCAGCTCGCGGCGGCCGCGGCGGTCGTGGTCGCGCTGCTGCCGCCGATCGCGCCGGTCGCCACGACCGGCCTGGTGCTGGTCGCCGCCGCGCAGGCCGCGATGCTGCCCCGGCGCCGCCGCTCGGTCCTCCCCGGCCAGTGGCTGGCGCTGGGGGCGGTCGTGGTCGGCCAGGTGTCGCTGTACGGATTCCTCGCCCCGCTCACGGACCCGGGGCGCAGCCTCGGCCCCGGCGGCATCGCCTTCGGCACCGCCCTGGCGCTGAGCCTGCTCGGCGCCGCGGCCTTCCTCTCCCGCCCGGACACCGGCCTGGCCGCGCTGCTGACCAACGCCGGCACCACCGGGCTGCTCGGCCGCTGCATGGTCGGGGTCACCCTCACCGTGCTGCCGTTCATGGGCTGGTTCCAGCTGGCCGGCCAGCAGGCCGGCTGGTTCGGCGAACGGCTCGGCACCGCCGTCGTGCTCTGCCTCCGGATGTGCACGCTGCTCGGCGGCAGCTTCGCGGTACTGGCGCTGGCCCGCCGGTCCGAGCGCGCGCGCTCGCTGGCCGAGCGCAAGGTCGGCGAGTACGCCCAGCTGCAGGCGTTCATGGACCACACCCCGGCGGTGATCTTCACCCGGGGCCCGGACGGACGCTTCCTCTCCGTCAACTCCCGCTTCGAGAAGGTCTTCGACGTCCCGCTGGAGCGGATCATCGGCCACCGGGTCGAGGACCTGCTGCCGCCGGAGACCGCGGCGGCGGCCGCCGCCGGGGACCGCGCCGTGCTGGCCGACGGCCGCGCGGTGCAGCTGGAGACCGTCATGCCGCAGTCGGACGGGCCGCACTCCTTCCTGACCACGCTCTTCCCGCTCACCGACGGCTCCGGGAAGCCCTACGCGGTCTGCGGGGTGGCGCTGGACGTCACCGACCGGGTGCTCGCCCGGCGCGAGATCGAGCAGCAGCGGCAGCGCTTCCGCGACCTGCTGGAGGCCGGTCCGGACGCCACCGTCATCTCCGACGGCGGGGGCGTCATCGTCATGGTCAACGCCCAGGCCGAGAAGCTGCTCGGCTGGGAGCGGGCGGAGCTGCTCGGCCGACCGCTGGGGCTGCTGCTGCCCGGGGGCGCCGAGCGGGCCGAGGGGGACGGCACCGACCTCTGCGCCCGGCACCGGGACGGCCACGACTTCCCGGTCGAGATCAGCATGAGCCCGCTGATGACCGAGGACGGCCTGCTGGTCTCCGCCGCGATCCGCGACATCACCGAGCGCCGGCAGGCCGAGGCCGAACGCCGGACGCTCTACGAACAGCAGCGGCAGACCGCGCTGACGCTCCAGCACAGCCTCATGGGCACGCCCCCCGACCTGCCCCGGCTGCCCACCGCCAGCCGCTACCTGGCCTCGGCCCAGGAGGCCGGGGTCGGCGGCGACTGGTTCGACCTGGTCCCGCTGGACGGCGGCCGGACCGGCGTGCTGATCGGCGACGTGATGGGCCGGGGCGTGGACGCCGCCGCGGTGATGGGCCAACTCCGGGCCGCCGCGCATGCCCTGGCCCAGACCGGGATGGCCCCGGACCGGCTGGTGACCGCCCTCGACCTGTTCGTCAGCGAGCTTCCCGACCAGCTCGTCACCTGCTGCTACCTGGTGCTGGACCCGGTCGCCGGTGAGCTCACCGTCTGCTCGGCCGGCCATCTGCCGGCGCTGCTGGCACTGCCCGCCACAGCCCCGAAGCCGCTGGACGCGCCCATCAGCGTCCCGCTCGGCGTCGGCGGTGTCCCGCACCTCCAGGCCACCCACCCGCTGCTGCCCGGCACCACCCTGCTGCTCTACACCGACGGCCTGGTGGAGACGCCCGACACCGACATCGACGGACGCATCCAGCTGCTGACCGACACCCTCGGCAGCGCCCTGGACGACTGCCCCGAGGGCCCCGGCCCGGCCGGGGCCGAGCTCGACCGGATCGCCGACCGGCTGCTCTGCGCCCTGCTCCCGGTCCCCGAGGAGTACGACGACGACGTCACCCTGCTGCTGCTCCGCCTCCCGGAGGCCGAGGACGCCGCTTCCTAG
- a CDS encoding ArsR/SmtB family transcription factor, with protein sequence MPVPEDRDPSPQELQQAAASFGLLSSAVRLHIIWALAQGESDVGSLADRVGGSIQAVSQHLAKLKLAGLVRSRREGRHRVYLVDDPHVVSAVRLMLAQFSDAPPSC encoded by the coding sequence ATGCCTGTTCCGGAGGACAGGGATCCGTCGCCGCAGGAACTGCAGCAGGCGGCGGCGTCCTTCGGGCTGCTCAGCTCGGCCGTGCGGCTGCACATCATCTGGGCGCTGGCGCAGGGGGAGTCCGACGTCGGCTCGCTCGCCGACCGGGTCGGCGGCTCGATCCAGGCTGTCAGCCAGCACCTCGCCAAGCTGAAGCTGGCCGGACTGGTGCGCTCCAGGCGCGAGGGCCGGCACCGGGTGTACCTGGTGGACGACCCGCACGTGGTCAGCGCCGTCCGGCTGATGCTCGCTCAGTTCTCGGACGCGCCGCCTTCCTGCTGA
- a CDS encoding HdeD family acid-resistance protein produces MVDSFPSGRTPWEEGLAKAAWPVALVLGIASVAVGVIALLWPHKTVVVVAVMFGVYLLISGIMQFAQGFGHRFSGGARVLMLASGVLSIVFGLLCFRSAEQSVVLLGLWIGIGWMFRGFAELSAAITAPALPGRGWVVFLGVVSVLGGMVLVASPVTSVVVLAVLAGWWLIALGVFEIVSAFRLRSRVTP; encoded by the coding sequence ATGGTCGATTCCTTCCCATCCGGTCGGACCCCCTGGGAGGAGGGTCTGGCCAAGGCGGCCTGGCCGGTGGCGCTGGTGCTCGGCATCGCCTCGGTGGCGGTGGGGGTCATCGCGTTGCTGTGGCCGCACAAGACCGTGGTCGTGGTCGCCGTGATGTTCGGCGTCTACCTGCTGATCAGCGGGATCATGCAGTTCGCCCAGGGCTTCGGGCACCGTTTCAGCGGCGGGGCCCGGGTGCTGATGCTGGCCAGCGGCGTGCTCTCGATCGTCTTCGGGCTGCTGTGCTTCCGCAGCGCGGAGCAGTCCGTGGTGCTGCTGGGGCTGTGGATCGGCATCGGCTGGATGTTCCGGGGCTTCGCCGAGCTCTCCGCCGCGATCACCGCGCCCGCCCTGCCGGGCCGGGGATGGGTGGTCTTCCTGGGCGTGGTGAGCGTGCTCGGCGGCATGGTGCTGGTGGCCTCGCCGGTGACCAGCGTGGTGGTGCTGGCCGTGCTGGCCGGGTGGTGGCTGATCGCGCTGGGCGTCTTCGAGATCGTCAGTGCGTTCCGACTGCGGAGCCGGGTCACGCCCTGA